One Elusimicrobiota bacterium DNA window includes the following coding sequences:
- a CDS encoding putative toxin-antitoxin system toxin component, PIN family has protein sequence MLLNKFKLTGADISDILDVIEEHHIRGKSAKTLINICRDKNDDRVLADALENNIDVIISGDKDLLILKSYNGIKILSPSDFNKYYQ, from the coding sequence GTGTTATTAAATAAATTTAAATTAACCGGTGCTGATATTTCTGATATCCTGGATGTAATAGAAGAACACCACATAAGGGGCAAATCCGCAAAAACACTTATTAATATCTGCAGAGATAAAAATGACGATCGTGTACTTGCTGACGCTTTAGAAAACAACATCGATGTTATAATCTCAGGAGATAAGGACCTTTTAATCCTAAAATCCTACAACGGTATAAAAATACTCTCTCCTTCCGATTTTAATAAATATTATCAATAG
- a CDS encoding putative toxin-antitoxin system toxin component, PIN family, with product MIKIVFDTNILISVFIFPGGPPEEIFHGVIMQDYKLGISAPILEEFNKVLRKKFTWSENKIAVIIKLIQRNSTIVTPKYKVKAIHDESDNRILECAEEFNADYIISGDKHILKLKKYKNTRIRLASDFLKEISLFQ from the coding sequence ATGATAAAAATTGTCTTTGATACTAATATCCTGATATCCGTGTTTATTTTCCCTGGCGGCCCGCCGGAAGAAATATTTCATGGCGTGATAATGCAAGACTATAAACTTGGAATATCAGCACCTATACTTGAAGAATTCAATAAGGTATTAAGAAAAAAGTTTACCTGGTCTGAAAATAAAATTGCAGTAATCATAAAGTTAATCCAGAGAAATTCTACTATAGTAACTCCTAAATACAAAGTTAAAGCTATTCATGATGAGTCTGATAACAGGATTTTAGAGTGTGCCGAAGAATTTAATGCTGATTATATTATATCCGGAGACAAGCACATTCTAAAATTAAAAAAATATAAAAACACACGAATCCGGCTTGCAAGCGACTTTTTAAAAGAAATCAGCTTATTTCAATAG